One stretch of Deinococcus hopiensis KR-140 DNA includes these proteins:
- a CDS encoding DUF262 domain-containing protein: protein MRPDKRGVLELFERPQRYVIPLYQRRYVWTEEKQWEPLWGDIRHRAEAELERRGRVKPHFLGAVVLAGVRTFGRELQAFDVIDGQQRLTTFQLFLAAFRDVAKELGIHALERELERVTVNDGSLSHDLERYKVWPTRFDQPGFRRVLDHASEEAIEQEVRAAQQDFRFVPNTLAAYTYFLGELRTWLEEDPAQRGEALFTALRRYLQVVTIELEDDDDPQVIFETLNARGEPLQPADLVRNHIFSDASRRGENVHTLFEHYWAPFDEDGSLWRTDESRGRITRPQLAWFLTAFLTVKLEEDITDAVIFDAFKRWWGSLGTDTSAEAGLKELLRYARAYQRLLQSSPDTRLGVLYRRLKVMDISTLTPLLLYLLTDAGLNEAGLNTVLNDLESYVVRRFALGLGSKNYNLLFVRLLRELRRLPEETDLRTFVLAFLSRGEGDSVRWPTDQEWRSALLTLPIYKKVRPRGVAMLLEAIDLHLTTGKQEKLLIAEPLSVEHVLPQKWSLWPAPTAPEGILDTAAWRNTLLHTLGNLTLTTQKLNTALSNGPYANKRAELAKQSRLRLNTVFQTQEHWDEAVIQKRSQALAEDLLHIWHGPVGQPEEVTVAPTFELTSDAFTTIQNLRKDLDRNSIPSFWVGTSTAGEDLILYSYDWGSRSVRYHAEVVEDEAGVELLKLSLRDTFAEYAAQKPFVRVALAQLALPVQQTFGSARTQVTPTELSVWLPDGTDVATLRRALERLVSLTLPLMERAAAQTRTRSEAGAVLDAMVDALHPDLPDGFYFMAADIGAEKKWRRLANAAWPNQLHYELGMAGDKVVLHLHDELKMGSGEKSQLASIWKPLIHATREAFPALLVTGGERASGTRWINVPLDDVRDKQTLCERIQAFIHLTQPTIDAAFESRGNSAAPSLGPES from the coding sequence ATGCGGCCTGACAAGCGCGGTGTCCTGGAACTCTTCGAGCGTCCCCAGCGGTACGTGATTCCCCTCTATCAGCGGCGCTACGTGTGGACGGAGGAAAAGCAGTGGGAGCCATTGTGGGGGGACATCCGCCACCGCGCCGAGGCTGAACTCGAACGCCGTGGACGCGTCAAGCCCCACTTCCTGGGGGCCGTGGTGCTGGCGGGCGTCCGCACTTTCGGGCGCGAGTTGCAGGCCTTTGACGTCATTGATGGGCAGCAGCGGCTGACCACCTTCCAGCTGTTTCTCGCAGCCTTCCGCGACGTGGCGAAGGAGCTGGGCATCCACGCCCTGGAGCGCGAACTCGAACGTGTCACGGTCAATGACGGTTCCCTCAGTCACGACCTGGAGCGTTATAAGGTCTGGCCCACAAGGTTCGATCAGCCAGGGTTCCGGCGTGTCCTCGACCACGCGTCGGAAGAGGCCATCGAGCAGGAGGTGCGGGCGGCCCAACAGGACTTCCGGTTCGTGCCGAACACCCTGGCGGCCTACACCTACTTCCTGGGGGAACTGCGCACCTGGCTGGAAGAAGACCCTGCACAGCGCGGCGAAGCCCTCTTCACCGCTCTGCGCCGATACCTGCAGGTCGTCACCATCGAACTTGAAGACGACGACGATCCGCAGGTCATTTTCGAGACCCTGAATGCGCGCGGCGAGCCGCTGCAACCCGCTGACTTGGTGCGCAACCACATTTTCAGCGACGCCTCCCGCCGGGGTGAGAACGTCCACACCCTGTTTGAGCACTACTGGGCCCCGTTCGACGAGGACGGCAGCCTGTGGCGCACGGACGAGTCGCGGGGCCGAATCACTCGGCCACAACTGGCGTGGTTCCTGACTGCCTTCCTGACCGTCAAGCTCGAAGAGGACATCACCGACGCCGTCATCTTCGACGCCTTCAAACGCTGGTGGGGCAGCCTGGGGACAGACACCAGCGCTGAGGCTGGACTGAAGGAATTGCTGCGCTATGCCCGCGCCTACCAACGTCTGCTCCAGTCCTCGCCGGACACGCGCCTCGGGGTGTTGTACCGCCGCCTCAAGGTGATGGACATCAGCACCTTGACGCCCCTGCTCCTGTACCTGCTGACCGACGCTGGGCTGAATGAGGCTGGCCTGAACACGGTGCTGAACGATCTCGAATCCTATGTGGTGCGGCGCTTCGCCCTGGGCCTGGGCAGCAAGAACTACAACCTGCTGTTCGTCCGATTGCTCCGTGAACTCCGGCGGCTTCCCGAGGAAACGGACCTACGAACCTTTGTCCTCGCCTTCCTGTCCCGGGGCGAGGGCGACAGTGTCCGCTGGCCGACGGATCAGGAGTGGCGCTCGGCGCTGCTGACCCTGCCGATCTACAAGAAGGTGCGCCCCCGCGGCGTGGCGATGCTGCTGGAAGCCATCGACCTCCACCTGACGACGGGCAAGCAGGAAAAATTGCTGATCGCCGAGCCGCTGAGCGTAGAACATGTCCTGCCGCAGAAGTGGTCCCTCTGGCCTGCGCCTACCGCCCCAGAAGGCATCCTCGACACTGCCGCGTGGCGCAACACCCTGCTGCACACCCTCGGCAACCTCACGCTGACGACACAGAAGCTCAACACTGCGCTGTCCAACGGTCCCTACGCGAACAAGCGGGCGGAGCTGGCGAAGCAGAGCAGGCTCCGCCTCAACACCGTCTTCCAGACCCAGGAGCACTGGGACGAGGCGGTCATTCAGAAGCGCAGTCAGGCGCTGGCCGAGGACCTCCTGCACATCTGGCACGGTCCGGTCGGCCAGCCTGAAGAGGTGACGGTAGCGCCAACCTTTGAGCTGACCTCCGATGCATTCACCACCATCCAGAACCTCAGGAAGGACCTGGACAGGAATTCCATTCCCAGCTTCTGGGTGGGGACCAGCACGGCGGGCGAAGACCTGATCCTGTACAGCTACGACTGGGGCAGTCGCAGTGTCCGCTACCACGCTGAGGTGGTGGAAGACGAGGCTGGAGTGGAACTCCTGAAGCTCTCGCTGCGCGACACCTTCGCCGAATACGCGGCGCAGAAACCGTTCGTGAGGGTGGCCCTGGCCCAGCTCGCCCTCCCGGTTCAGCAGACCTTCGGGTCGGCGCGCACGCAGGTCACGCCCACGGAACTGAGCGTCTGGCTCCCGGACGGGACCGATGTGGCGACGCTCCGCCGGGCCCTCGAACGCCTGGTGTCGCTGACCCTGCCCCTGATGGAGCGCGCCGCTGCGCAGACCAGGACGCGGAGCGAGGCTGGTGCCGTCCTCGACGCAATGGTGGACGCCCTGCACCCAGACCTGCCAGACGGCTTCTACTTCATGGCCGCTGACATCGGTGCCGAGAAGAAGTGGCGGCGTCTGGCGAATGCAGCATGGCCGAACCAGCTGCATTACGAACTCGGGATGGCGGGCGACAAGGTGGTCCTTCACCTGCACGACGAACTGAAGATGGGAAGTGGCGAGAAAAGCCAGTTGGCCTCCATCTGGAAACCTCTGATCCACGCGACCCGCGAAGCCTTTCCAGCCTTGCTGGTCACCGGTGGAGAACGGGCCAGCGGAACGCGCTGGATCAACGTTCCGCTGGACGACGTGAGGGATAAGCAGACCCTTTGCGAGCGGATCCAGGCCTTCATCCACCTGACCCAGCCGACCATTGACGCTGCCTTTGAGTCGCGGGGCAACTCTGCTGCCCCCTCTCTTGGCCCTGAATCCTGA
- a CDS encoding UvrD-helicase domain-containing protein — translation MKPSVFRPSRYQQAIFDFVRSGSGDGVVRAAAGAGKTTTLVEIARLRLLPGDLDACFLAFNRHTAGELRARLPGHVRADTVHALGRRSLLARFPILKSREPEGRKSRHLIRERLKQMRGEFVVAEHNWRVAERYLQDLLRFAMANLTDTKLEEEVAALAVQYNLAPPEDHGLEVQCHREVQHMLRRRLELLKAHQIYGFEDMLYLPAVLKLPVQQYGFVFVDEAQDLSAVQLEVVLRAVKPGGRRLFVRDERQATYGFTGADTDSLSRIVERTGASVLPLSITYRCPKSHVALAKHLAPEIEAAPGAPEGQVFVIKEAWLSRWVKAGDLVICRYTAPLVRQCLTLIRCNIPVVVRGMDIGTQLQEISRHLFARGLEGWEVALEAYRITEEARIRRYAATENDADRQVALRMDLLTSLKVLTRDVYEHGGRYVEELCTFLAGFFSDEESPIVFSTIHKAKGQEADRVFLLYPKTMPAVYARTATAAQGEACVQFVALTRARRAWPGPKQTVRRRKTSRCCPSCAFTIYDTPWSPSWRHGRSASKSLPSGSVTIR, via the coding sequence ATGAAGCCATCCGTCTTCCGTCCCAGCCGATACCAGCAGGCCATCTTCGACTTCGTGCGGAGTGGCAGCGGCGACGGTGTGGTCCGCGCGGCGGCTGGGGCGGGCAAGACGACCACGCTGGTCGAGATTGCCCGGCTCCGGCTCCTTCCGGGGGACCTCGACGCCTGCTTCCTGGCCTTCAACAGACACACGGCGGGTGAACTCCGGGCCCGTCTGCCCGGGCATGTTCGCGCCGATACCGTTCACGCGCTGGGCAGGCGAAGTCTCCTGGCCCGCTTCCCCATCCTGAAGAGCCGGGAGCCGGAGGGGCGCAAATCGCGGCACCTCATACGCGAACGCCTCAAGCAGATGCGGGGGGAGTTCGTGGTGGCTGAACACAACTGGAGGGTGGCCGAGCGGTACCTGCAAGACCTGCTGCGCTTCGCCATGGCCAATCTCACTGACACGAAGCTCGAAGAGGAGGTCGCTGCGCTCGCCGTGCAGTACAACCTCGCGCCGCCTGAGGACCACGGCCTGGAGGTGCAGTGTCACCGGGAGGTCCAGCACATGCTGCGCCGCCGCCTGGAGCTGCTCAAGGCCCACCAGATCTACGGCTTTGAGGACATGCTCTACCTCCCGGCAGTTCTGAAACTGCCCGTACAGCAGTACGGTTTCGTCTTCGTGGACGAGGCGCAGGACCTCAGCGCCGTGCAGCTGGAAGTGGTGCTGCGGGCTGTAAAGCCTGGCGGGCGGCGGCTGTTCGTCAGGGACGAGCGGCAGGCCACCTACGGCTTCACGGGGGCGGATACCGATTCGCTGAGCCGGATCGTGGAGCGGACCGGCGCGAGTGTGCTGCCGCTGTCGATCACCTACCGCTGCCCGAAGTCGCACGTGGCCCTCGCGAAGCACCTGGCCCCGGAGATCGAAGCGGCTCCGGGCGCGCCGGAAGGCCAGGTGTTCGTCATCAAGGAAGCGTGGCTCTCCCGCTGGGTCAAGGCCGGTGACCTCGTGATTTGCCGCTACACCGCTCCACTGGTACGGCAGTGCCTGACCCTCATCCGCTGCAACATCCCTGTCGTGGTCCGGGGGATGGACATCGGCACGCAGTTGCAGGAGATCAGCCGTCACCTGTTCGCCCGGGGACTGGAGGGCTGGGAAGTGGCGCTGGAAGCCTACCGGATCACCGAGGAGGCCCGCATCCGGCGGTACGCCGCCACGGAGAACGACGCCGACAGGCAGGTGGCGCTCCGGATGGACCTGCTCACTTCGCTGAAGGTGCTGACGCGCGACGTGTACGAGCATGGCGGGCGGTACGTCGAAGAACTCTGCACCTTCCTGGCTGGATTCTTCAGCGACGAGGAGTCGCCCATCGTGTTCTCGACCATCCACAAGGCCAAGGGGCAGGAGGCCGACCGCGTGTTTCTCCTCTACCCGAAGACCATGCCCGCCGTGTACGCCCGCACGGCCACCGCTGCCCAGGGAGAAGCTTGCGTGCAGTTCGTGGCCTTGACGCGCGCCCGGCGCGCCTGGCCCGGGCCGAAGCAGACGGTGAGAAGACGAAAGACATCGCGCTGCTGCCCAAGCTGCGCGTTCACGATCTACGACACACCTTGGTCTCCATCATGGCGGCACGGAAGGAGCGCCTCGAAGTCATTGCCCAGTGGATCGGTGACAATCCGGTGA
- a CDS encoding ATP-dependent helicase — protein sequence MQPTAEQRQIIEHTVGHALVFAVAGSGKTTTMVERILNLVRHQQVRPRRILACTFSREAARTIEQRLARHPETTGVKVATLHALAYTILQEAKQLGLTRIQRGEDGFARKLFQEARQQLISEDVNDKSAFYNIKYDDFQTYMSVQKGHLRLPYVPGDLPTWAQQLIGLPDRGIELYADLYARHDALRREADCMDFDDSIVEAWLLMARFPVLSDAMKGRWDFVHVDEFQDVNLAQSEMLHLLASSCTSYMAIGDDDQTVYQWRGADPRFILDFATRYQAQTFTLSTNFRCPMGVIALADQVIQHNTVRAPKRLRASRGDNGVHLHGHGPGQAAHVAIQVIQEGRSPSDIVILVRTYAQTGEIEQVFLEREVPYLMVGAVPFYQRQEVSVLLAYLRLALADLDVQRDVPLTAKQRVELLKDWQIVANAPNRFLRTQTVHDLGRELWHNGKTLALALEELAPGLRGNGREVLKLSEALAILTDDLGLAQGKETLLQFADTIGYTEHLIKTAPTREFGEERSGSVRALAEMAQERSLGELVTFITHLRTQGRHVERLADAEDDGVERVTIMTAFRAKGLEWPVVIVPDCKAGLYRIRESADQAAAEEERRVFYVALTRPKQELHLVVDGHEPTPFLTVVKHEALVHGHTRLVQLMARDPVHWSARDTLEASELLRTYGHEQYVQLWLDGGYRGKLLRRIDALRAALVGQPQPYHGQAETVEALSLEPYRQHGDLKLTSGDDFDAFQDLEVLVRELHQRYAPPAVNSSGQTAGRSTGTALRPTDTRVGMAVKHKRFGEGVVLAMKGSGDRTEVEIRFNNLEATKKMLVAYANLQDAS from the coding sequence ATGCAGCCCACAGCTGAGCAGCGGCAGATCATCGAGCACACCGTGGGACACGCCCTGGTGTTCGCCGTGGCAGGGTCAGGCAAGACCACCACCATGGTCGAGCGCATTTTGAACTTGGTGCGGCATCAGCAGGTCCGCCCCAGGCGAATTCTGGCCTGCACCTTTTCGAGAGAAGCTGCGCGCACCATTGAGCAGCGGCTGGCACGGCACCCTGAAACCACTGGCGTCAAGGTGGCCACCCTGCATGCCCTGGCCTACACCATTCTTCAAGAAGCCAAGCAACTGGGGCTGACCAGGATTCAGCGTGGTGAAGACGGCTTCGCGCGAAAGCTGTTTCAGGAAGCTCGCCAGCAATTGATCAGCGAAGATGTCAACGACAAAAGCGCCTTCTACAACATCAAGTACGACGACTTTCAGACCTACATGTCCGTTCAGAAGGGTCACCTGCGCTTGCCTTACGTTCCGGGCGATCTCCCTACCTGGGCCCAACAGCTGATCGGTCTACCCGACCGTGGCATCGAACTGTACGCGGACCTCTACGCCCGGCATGATGCCCTGCGGCGGGAAGCAGACTGCATGGACTTCGACGATTCAATCGTCGAGGCCTGGCTCCTGATGGCCCGCTTTCCCGTCCTAAGTGACGCCATGAAAGGTCGGTGGGACTTCGTCCACGTCGATGAGTTCCAGGATGTCAACCTTGCACAGAGTGAAATGCTGCATCTCCTGGCCTCATCCTGCACCAGCTACATGGCCATCGGGGACGACGACCAGACGGTGTACCAGTGGCGCGGAGCCGACCCCCGGTTCATCCTCGATTTTGCGACGAGGTACCAGGCCCAGACCTTCACGCTGAGCACCAACTTCCGCTGTCCCATGGGTGTCATCGCTTTGGCAGACCAGGTCATCCAACACAACACGGTCCGCGCGCCCAAGCGCCTGCGGGCATCCCGTGGAGACAACGGTGTCCACCTGCACGGGCATGGTCCCGGCCAGGCCGCTCACGTGGCCATCCAGGTCATTCAGGAAGGGCGATCTCCTTCTGACATCGTCATCCTGGTCCGCACCTACGCCCAGACGGGGGAAATCGAGCAGGTCTTCCTCGAGCGGGAAGTGCCGTACCTCATGGTCGGTGCGGTCCCCTTTTACCAACGCCAGGAGGTGAGCGTGCTGCTGGCTTACCTGCGCCTGGCGCTTGCCGACCTGGACGTGCAGCGGGACGTGCCGTTGACCGCCAAGCAACGGGTAGAACTCCTCAAGGACTGGCAGATTGTGGCCAACGCTCCGAACCGCTTCCTGCGGACGCAGACCGTCCACGATCTGGGCCGTGAGCTGTGGCACAACGGGAAAACCCTCGCCCTCGCCTTGGAGGAACTGGCTCCCGGACTGCGTGGCAATGGGCGGGAGGTCCTCAAGCTCAGCGAAGCCCTGGCGATCCTGACCGATGACCTCGGGTTAGCCCAGGGCAAGGAAACGCTCCTCCAGTTTGCAGACACGATCGGTTACACCGAGCATCTCATCAAGACCGCGCCCACCCGGGAATTCGGTGAGGAGCGGTCTGGAAGTGTCCGTGCACTGGCGGAAATGGCGCAGGAACGCTCACTGGGTGAACTCGTGACGTTCATTACCCACCTGCGCACCCAGGGGCGGCACGTCGAGCGTCTGGCCGACGCTGAGGATGACGGGGTTGAGCGCGTGACGATCATGACGGCGTTCCGGGCCAAGGGGCTGGAGTGGCCGGTCGTCATCGTGCCGGACTGCAAGGCCGGGCTGTACAGGATCAGGGAAAGCGCGGATCAGGCCGCAGCGGAAGAGGAGCGCCGCGTGTTCTACGTCGCCCTCACACGTCCAAAGCAGGAGTTGCACCTCGTGGTCGACGGGCACGAACCCACCCCATTCCTCACGGTGGTCAAGCACGAGGCGCTCGTGCACGGCCACACCCGCCTGGTGCAACTGATGGCGCGCGATCCGGTGCACTGGAGCGCACGAGATACACTGGAGGCCAGCGAGCTCCTGCGCACCTACGGCCATGAGCAGTACGTGCAGCTGTGGCTGGACGGCGGTTACCGGGGAAAGCTCCTGCGCCGAATCGACGCACTGAGAGCTGCACTGGTAGGGCAACCGCAGCCCTATCATGGCCAAGCGGAGACGGTAGAGGCCCTGAGCCTGGAGCCTTACCGCCAGCATGGCGACCTCAAGCTCACATCGGGTGACGACTTCGACGCTTTCCAGGACCTCGAGGTGCTGGTGCGCGAGTTACACCAGCGGTACGCACCACCTGCTGTCAATTCCAGCGGGCAAACGGCAGGCCGCTCAACTGGGACAGCGCTTCGTCCCACCGACACCCGGGTAGGCATGGCTGTCAAGCACAAGCGCTTCGGAGAGGGGGTGGTCCTCGCCATGAAAGGTTCCGGTGACCGGACAGAGGTGGAAATTCGCTTCAACAACCTCGAAGCGACCAAGAAGATGCTCGTGGCTTATGCGAACCTCCAAGACGCCTCCTGA
- a CDS encoding DUF3883 domain-containing protein, translating to MRDHILGFQFFRCDSIPARVELVGFRISGQCLLSYAADAEAQRLYVRDLKQKHTVDVLAEVLGLLDPADKITLDSIWSKSLDQAQDYLTEFGMIELPEEYIPVEIASASTATVEDSGSEEEEDPIDEVSAEAAQEGSSLTAKRTTPADSSSSSTSASSTPGHASPPRPSASTGGKTPNSTETSRPAKASSTSSQGAQATRPGSSGPSQHSPRPQGEAGPHAGHRSAASPSRQQRFRNYTYVYEGPEENEAETHAREVDQRGMAYVMEHEWRRGHRPEDVSQDYGAGYDITSADQDGVVRYIELKTMSGPWAQRGVALSANQYRMAKREKSHYWLYVIENLDTEPVLHEIQNPFERVTSYTFDDSWKQEPTSEEELLL from the coding sequence TTGCGGGATCACATCCTTGGATTTCAATTCTTCCGTTGTGACAGCATTCCCGCCAGAGTTGAGTTGGTCGGCTTCCGTATTTCAGGCCAATGCCTGCTGAGCTATGCGGCAGACGCAGAGGCACAACGTTTGTACGTACGCGACCTTAAGCAAAAGCACACGGTTGATGTTCTGGCGGAAGTTTTAGGATTGTTGGATCCGGCGGACAAAATAACATTAGATAGCATTTGGTCTAAATCCCTTGATCAGGCCCAAGACTACCTGACCGAATTCGGCATGATAGAACTCCCGGAAGAGTATATCCCTGTGGAAATTGCCAGTGCTTCGACAGCGACGGTGGAAGACAGCGGTTCAGAAGAGGAAGAGGATCCTATCGATGAAGTCTCCGCAGAGGCTGCGCAGGAAGGGAGCAGTCTAACCGCGAAACGGACGACGCCCGCAGACTCCTCGTCTTCCTCAACCTCCGCATCCTCGACTCCCGGTCATGCCAGCCCTCCACGCCCATCAGCCTCCACTGGCGGAAAGACGCCCAACTCAACGGAAACATCGCGTCCTGCAAAGGCTTCCAGTACCTCTTCTCAAGGTGCTCAAGCTACCCGCCCCGGCAGCTCAGGACCATCTCAGCATTCGCCGCGTCCTCAAGGGGAAGCGGGGCCTCACGCTGGGCACCGATCTGCAGCTTCGCCGTCCCGGCAACAACGTTTCCGAAACTACACCTACGTCTACGAGGGGCCTGAGGAGAACGAGGCTGAAACCCATGCCCGCGAGGTGGACCAGCGCGGTATGGCCTACGTGATGGAACACGAATGGAGGCGCGGGCACCGTCCTGAGGACGTCTCCCAGGATTACGGCGCAGGCTACGACATCACTTCGGCTGACCAGGACGGTGTGGTGCGGTATATCGAACTCAAGACCATGAGCGGCCCCTGGGCGCAACGGGGCGTTGCCTTGAGTGCTAACCAGTACCGTATGGCCAAACGCGAGAAGTCCCATTACTGGCTGTACGTGATCGAGAACCTCGACACAGAGCCAGTCCTGCACGAGATTCAGAACCCCTTCGAGCGGGTCACGTCCTACACGTTTGACGACAGTTGGAAGCAGGAGCCGACCTCCGAAGAGGAACTCCTGCTATAA